TCTCAGTTTGGAGAAGTATGCCCTACATCTTGGAATGAGGTGACTTTCTTTTTTGATATCTTGGCCAATGATTGATCAGTGCTTGGAGGTCTCCTGGGATGCTATTTGGGGTCTTGTAACTTCAGAGAAAGTAGTATGTGTCTCTGCTTATCTTGTGGAGCTGTTCTCTTAGCAGTGGTGGAGCTCCAAACTGGTGCTTAGGGGCAGAAAAGAGAAGACTTGTTTTATTATGAGAACACCAACAGAAACCTTTGGGGGTCATCTCCCAcaactgcttttttttaaatcaactccTTGGAAGGGTAGAGGGAAGATGAAAATAATAGATATTGAAGTGAGAAAGAGTTATTTAGAGTAATACTCATTTGTGAAAGCATGTGTTTGGGAATTCAGGGCTTGTCCCAAGTTGCTTGACTAACCCAGTGGTATAATTGTGTTAAATATACTTGCCCATTCAGTATTGAGTGCAGAGTTGGGGTTGGCCTGGTGTGGTAGCTACCACCTCTGTTAAGTGAGCTATTTTAGGAGTTTTGAGGAACTTTTGTATGATTAATATGGGACTAGTAATCTTTGgaagtgaaaaggaagaaaacatatcaGTACTTTGGGTTAATCTTCAGAGACATGAGCATTACCAGGAAGGTGAATATGGGGTGAAGGCCTGGTAATTATGTTCACTTGGAATTGATAGTTTCTTGACATCCTAGGGCAAGTCAAGTGATTGAGCTAGGCCAAGGATAtaggaataaaaatgatgaaGTTTTTTGAAGGAGGAGAATTTGAAGgtataattaaatacaaaaatcacattttttgaaTTGGCCCATTTAGGGACAGTATAAATGGAAGATGTTTTGAGGTTGCAAGGGACTTATAAGAGATTTCTAGAGATACATGGATCTTGTTTCAGAGTGACACTATTAGaatttttgtatttcagtttCCATTAAAGATGTTTACTGATAAACATTTCTGAGTCTGTTTTATGACTGATCATTTGgtgttatatttaaagtggggatcatttggtgttatatttaaagtgggcTTGTGAGTGttttacgtgtgtgtgtatatgtagatTTCTAGGAAAGAAAGGGATAGGGTAGAGGGGGGAGAAGTAGTGgtagaacaaaattttaaatgagccTATTTAAGACCATTAACCTATAAATGGACCATGAGGCACACATAATATATTCATGGTACTTGTTTAAATTATCATGGAAATGGATTTGGTGTAAAGTACATTTTTGTTCTCATCTATGAACTGGGAGTTGCTGTTTCTAGAAtaacagaaatacagagctgGAAAGGATCATACATATATTATCCACCTCCTATGGATGAGGGAATTCAGGCCCAGTTTAGGGGAGAGACTTGCACTTTAGTCTAAGTGGAATCTGGATTGGAAGccagcttttttctcttttttttttttttttttttttcagtctgctAGCAAGATGGAGGAAGCCAGCTTTTTTGATTCTCAGTTCAGTCcttatatatgaaaaacccagTAAAGGAGGGCTATTCTTGGGtcctttttttaaagtgtgaCTTAAGAAATAGTCCATATGGTTTGACAGCTTAGCCAGATTCATTCCATATCTATGTTCTTGTTATCAAGAATTAACTTTCCTTTAACTGCCATCTCCCTCATGCCCTTGATTCTACTCTTCCTTACATTTAAATAAGCTCCCACACACAGCCCATTAAAACATGAATCAGAAAATTAGAGTTGGTAGCTAAAAGGTTTAAACAGGGCTGGTCTTCTCCCAGTTGGAAAgcattgctttccttttttaaaaaaaattttatttatttatcttttaattaaacattttttattataaattgacaaattacAGTTGTATGGGAAAGCATTGCTTTTCAGATGTAAATTCAAAAGAATCCATGGATTAGTGTTGGgtcttttttcatttagttaGCATCATTACCTCCCATTTTCACACATAATTAGTACAACCAATATTAGTATATGCTGTAGTGATTTTGCTAAGGGTTTTATGGtctatttacaaataaaacatcTAGTCAAGATATCTTTGGTCTTGCGGTTTGTGTCCAATAATGTGAATTTTATTCATGAAATTCCCAACAGCCTTTTATTGGACACTTTCCTTGTACTTTGAGGGAAACTTTATTTCTCTCAAAATTGGCTTCTTTATAATAAGCCTCTTCCTATCTGGCAccctgaaaggagaaaaaagattaTCACTAATCTAGGAGATTTTAATTCTAGATTAAAAGGAAGTGgtttatgaagaaataatttatcaGAAATCAGATTGAACATTGAGGTGTCTCAAAAGTTTCAAACTTGAACAAGATCACTTTGTGTAGCTAAAGGACTCTGCTCCTGTGATACCTCTAAACCTTGTGTGGCTCTTTATCCAGGCTGCCGGGGTAGAGCAGGCGTCCCAGAACACAGCCCCTGTCACTTTCCCCAAGAACCACTTAGCTCATACAAGGGCTTAGTTGGCAAGACTGGTTATATAAGGAAGGCGGATGGACTAAGGGAAGATTAAGTCTGATGAAGGAAACACAGCCTTAGCTTGAGAGTTGTCCTATTTTTACCCTCCTCTTCTTCACTAACAGtgtcatattatttttgtttttaggtttttgacAACTATGCAGTCACAGTTATGATTGGTGGCGAGCCATATACTCTTGGACTTTTTGATACTGCAGGTACTTAATGTCTTTTATAATGTTTTGATCTGTAATGATAACATTTGttggttgtttgtcttttttggaCATTTTGGGAAATTAGCATATTAGCAAACCACTTGCCTTTTGTTAATAGTTAGCAGGATTAAATATAATGATGTCTGTTGCTTGACCATGGAGCAATCCCAGACATGGGATTGCAGATGGGAGTAAGTTCCCAGGGTGGATGTTTTGGTAGAAGATGAAGTAGAATGAGAGCAGAGTTCATTAGACAAGCTCTGAATTGAACCAGAATCCTGATGTGCGCTGTGCACCTTGCAGAGAATTAGTGACTAGGTTAGTAGTTGGGGAGAGACTTAAGAGAATGAATTCATAGGAAATATGTCTGTTGATTATCTTCCTTCACCCTGCTCCCCTAACCCTTATGAAAGCCCATAGTTTCCTAAATATGCCCAAGGTTGTAAGTTTATAAACTGTGTACTGTATTTATTATCACTCTCTGAAATTTGAAGCCTTATTTAGTATTATGCATCTGTATAATACATGTTCAGATAGCTTCTTTTAATAGGTGGCTTGCTATTTTATGCTGCAACTGAAAATATTCTGAGGGTAAACCAATATCTAGCTCAGAGTATATTGACATTTGTTGGCAACTATCCAAATTTTAAGAACAAATtactttcttccttaaatgtaCCTAATTCCTCAGTGTTatttcttactaatttttaaCAGTGGCTGCACATCTTATTGATAATTTCTGACTTCTCTCTATGTAGTCTCTTATTATCAGCTCAGTTAGCCaaaggaaaatttcagaaagatATCCTTTAGATCCTTAAATTAGGAATTCTAAACTTTTTATGAGTTACTCTGTCACTGTCTGCCAGCTAACATATTGCTCTCATTGAATGTATTATACTGCCCACTTTGAGGAACTATCTGGATTTAAGTGGGAGGGTGAAATGGAGAAACAATAGTAAACAGTTAagtagagaaattttttttttttttgagacagagtctcactctgttgcctgggctattgtgccgtggcattagcctagctcacagcaacctcaaactcctgggttcaagcaatccccttgcctcagcctcccgagtagctgggactacaggcatgtgccaccatgccgggctaattttttacatatatatttttagttggccaattaatttctgtctatttttagtagagacggggtctcgctctggctcaggcttgtttccaactcctgagcttgagccatcctcccgccttggcctcccagagtgctaggattacaggcgtgagccactgcgcccggcccttttttaaagttttaatgatATGTAATACAGTTCACTCATATTAAGTGTTTAGCTTGATGAGTTTTGCTCACCCTCCACCATAATCAAGACATgtaacatttttatcacccaaaGAAGTTTCCTTGTGCCCTTTTGCAGCCTGTCCCCTCCCTTGACCCAGTTCCAGGCAACCATAGATTTGTTTTCTAGgtttccacagttttgcttttccaggatttgatataaatggaacagataatatgtgatcttttgtgtttgactgctttcacttagcataatgtttgtGGAAATCTTCCATATGTGTATCAGTACttgtttctcattcattcattcattcattcattcattcattcattcattcattcattcatttatttttctgtaggcTCCTAGAATAGCAGCAGCATGGGtacttgtttcttttcattgctggGTGGTATTGCATTCTGTCAGTATAGCACAATTTGTGTATCCATTTACAATTTGATGGTTATTTGGACTCCAGTTTTAAGCTATTATGAATACTGGTGCTATGAACTGCTTCCAtgtttagctattgtgaatagtgctgctatgaacatggttgTACAAGTATCTCTTTGAGACACTGCTTTCTATTCTTTTGGAGTATATACTCAGAAAAGGAATTGCTAGATTATgtagtaattccatttttaataatttgaggaCCTCCCATATTGTTTTTTCCACAATGGTTATcccattttatgttcccaccaacagtgcataacgTTTCAGtgtctccacattcttgccaatactTATTTTCTGTCTGATTGTAGCCATCCTAATGACCGAAGTtgcatctcattgtagttttgacttgacatttccctaatgattgtgatgttgagcatcttctctgcttaatggccatttgtatatcttctttggagaaaatgtttattcaagtacattgcctgtttttgaattgggctggggttttttgttaagttttagaaattctctatagattctgaatattaatcccttatcaattatatgatttgcaaatattttatcccattttgtgggttgcctttttattctgttgatgcCATCTTTTGAtgtataaagttttaaaattttcatgaagttcaatttatctatttttttctttggttacaacctgtgcctttggtgtcatatccaaaaaactCATTGCCAAGTCCAGTGCTATGAAGCTTTTACCCTATGTTTTCTGAGTGTTCTTACGTCTCttagatgtatttatttattttgagttaatttttgtatattgcgTTAGCTAAGGTCCAGTTTCATCTTTTGCATGTTGATATCTCATTTTCTCAGTGCTGTTTATTGAAGGAACTCTTTTATtactgaatggtcttggcacccttgttaaAAATCATTAGGATCACGTATgtgtgagagtttatttctgggttctcacaTTTATTCCGTTATCTTGTATGTCTGTCTGATGCAAGTACTACACTGTTTTATTACTGTAGCCTcgtattaagttttaaaatcaggaagtgtgactcctccagctttattctttttcaagattgtttcgGTTATTTGGGGTCCTTGTTGGGAGTTTGATAGGGTTTGCATTGAATTTGAAGGTTGATTTGGGTagtactgacattttaacaatattaaattcttctaatccatgaacatccaatgtggttccatttatttatgtcttctttaatttctttcagctgtattttgtaattttcattgtataagtcttttgtctctttggttaattcttattttattctttttcagtacATATTGATTCTtgccaaattttttttctaggcatTTTCAGTTTCAAATACTGGTCTCATATGCACACATGAAACAAAAATGTGAACCTGCTTTAGTAGTCATGATGGGCAATGGGTTTTGTCATCTGGGTTTCACTGAGATTTTTGTTTCCTTAGATGGTTTCAATGTGATTGTTTCTTTACCAGATCTGACTAGGACtgatttttaatcatttctgtAGCAGGAGTTTATTATTACAATATTGTTGGATTACTAATGGACACAAAGATTGAAAACTACAAACTggtaataaaagcaaataatgtaATAGTGAGTTCCTTACTGTTCTGAATGCTTGACATATTAGGTCGAATTAGCCGAGTAAGAATATTGTCCACATATTATATTACAAAGCCATACATTCTATTAGATAAATAAGTTGCTTTCTGGCTGATGACCAGTGTACTGTGATTTGTGATTTTATTGTCCTCCCAGAGGACACCAAGATTCAGGTGCTGAATTTTccctataatttttttccttagggcaAGAGGATTATGACAGATTACGACCGCTGAGTTATCCACAAACAGATGTATTTCTAGTCTGTTTTTCAGTGGTCTCTCCGTCctcatttgaaaatgtgaaagaaaaggtAAGTTTGTCAGATATTCTTGCTCTAAAAAAAAGTCATCACAGAATTTCTGTGCACCAATTGTAAATAGCTTTAGATGCTTATGGATTAACGAAggtgtatttcaaaatacctTTTCTTTAGTGGGTGCCTGAGATAACTCACCACTGTCCAAAGACTCCTTTCTTGCTTGTCGGGACCCAAATTGATCTCAGAGATGACCCCTCTACTATTGAGAAACTTGCCAAGAACAAACAGAAGCCTATTACTCCAGAGACTGCTGAAAAGCTGGCCCGTGACCTGAAGGCTGTCAAGTATGTGGAGTGTTCTGCACTCACACAGGTAAGGATGCTGTGAAACCCCATGTTTATTTAGGGTTGAGAAATTTCTTAGAGCATTAGGATACAGGGATTATTGCTAATAGTGATCAGCAATGCTCAGTGCTGTCTGGGAAGAATATGGAACAGCTTCATGTTGTGCATTCTTTTGTTAGAGGCCTCTGTGTTTATGGAAGGACATTAGTCTCTAAAGCTCTTGTGTTGGTGAGCTCCCATGTTGTTCTGAATGATTTGTAGTGGTTAGGcttgtgtttttaataataataataaaatatatctcttgCCAGTTGTGACAATTGATGCTGTACTGTTGCTACACTGTTTCTGGAGTAACTCAACTGCGACAGGGAATTAGTCATA
This region of Microcebus murinus isolate Inina chromosome 2, M.murinus_Inina_mat1.0, whole genome shotgun sequence genomic DNA includes:
- the CDC42 gene encoding cell division control protein 42 homolog isoform X2 — translated: MQTIKCVVVGDGAVGKTCLLISYTTNKFPSEYVPTVFDNYAVTVMIGGEPYTLGLFDTAGQEDYDRLRPLSYPQTDVFLVCFSVVSPSSFENVKEKWVPEITHHCPKTPFLLVGTQIDLRDDPSTIEKLAKNKQKPITPETAEKLARDLKAVKYVECSALTQRGLKNVFDEAILAALEPPETQPKRKCCIF
- the CDC42 gene encoding cell division control protein 42 homolog isoform X1 translates to MQTIKCVVVGDGAVGKTCLLISYTTNKFPSEYVPTVFDNYAVTVMIGGEPYTLGLFDTAGQEDYDRLRPLSYPQTDVFLVCFSVVSPSSFENVKEKWVPEITHHCPKTPFLLVGTQIDLRDDPSTIEKLAKNKQKPITPETAEKLARDLKAVKYVECSALTQKGLKNVFDEAILAALEPPEPKKSRRCVLL